Proteins encoded within one genomic window of Columba livia isolate bColLiv1 breed racing homer chromosome 1, bColLiv1.pat.W.v2, whole genome shotgun sequence:
- the TMEM272 gene encoding transmembrane protein 272 isoform X2, with translation MRQLLSKSVVIDDDDDDEYPWRQNAHKYYIHLTLSLFLFLWFILGNYWVFSVYLPNFIPPFHQPQDYCDKTLYIFAVGVLIISHTVLFLLIFCSCCIYCFSRQRYSSEED, from the coding sequence ATGCGGCAGCTGCTTTCCAAGTCTGTCGTgattgatgatgatgatgacgacGAATATCCCTGGAGGCAGAATGCTCACAAGTACTACATCCATCTaaccctcagccttttcctctttctctggtTCATTCTTGGGAACTACTGGGTTTTTTCTGTATACCTGCCAAATTTCATCCCACCTTTCCATCAGCCGCAGGATTACTGTGACAAAACCCTGTACATTTTTGCTGTTGGTGTTCTCATTATCAGCCATActgttctctttcttcttatcttTTGTAGCTGCTGCATATATTGTTTTTCCAGGCAAAGATACTCTTCGGAGGAAGACTAA